From one Colletotrichum destructivum chromosome 3, complete sequence genomic stretch:
- a CDS encoding Putative isochorismatase: MSSATSFRQIIGAPASTASPTDSTLVIIDAQNEYAEGKLAVADVASSRRAIADLLDRYRSAGGGVVHVVHDTPAGAPVFTPDTRLAAEFDELAPRDGEKVVHKNFPGSFAGTDLQAHLEGLGEKGKKLVLTGYMAHVCVSTTARQAAQRGFDVLVAEDAVGDRDIPGVDAAQLTRVALSEIGDAFGTIVQSKDIV, encoded by the exons ATGTCGTCAGCGACCTCGTTCCGCCAGATCATCGGCGCCcccgcctcgacggcctcgcccaCCGACAGcaccctcgtcatcatcgacgcccAGAACGAGTACGCCGAAGGcaagctcgccgtcgccgacgtcgcctcCTCGCGccgcgccatcgccgacctcctcgaccggtaccgcagcgccggcggcggcgtcgtccacgtcgtccACGACACCCCCGCCGGCGCGCCCGTCTTCACGCCCGACACGCGGCTggcggccgagttcgacgagctcgcgccccgcgacggcgagaaggtcgTCCACAAGAACTTCCCCGGTTCCTTTGCGGGCACCGACCTGCAGGCGCACCTGGAGGGCCTGGgcgagaaggggaagaagctcGTGCTGACGGGGTACATG GCTCACGTTTGCGTGTCTACCACGGCGAGACAGGCCGCCCAGCGCGGATTCGACGTGCTCGtagccgaggacgccgtcgggGATCGAGACAtccccggcgtcgacgccgcgcagCTCACGCGGGTGGCGCTGAGTGAGATTGGCGATGCATTCGGTACTATTGTGCAGAGCAAGGACATCGTATAA
- a CDS encoding Putative EthD domain-containing protein, with amino-acid sequence MTQQKPVASRTALALTGPAPERGRYLRITMYIRKLPGITDDYFHAYWANNHRQAALANSTFAAKIRRYSQYHITPELREQAARLGGTVLDFDGAAEFWVESLEDWEAIWGDPEFVRILSADMANFVLEPLHVTLGYDYLVVGNDWEAAPAA; translated from the exons ATGACGCAGCAGAAACCCGTCGCGTCGCGgaccgccctcgccctgaCAGGCCCGGCCCCCGAGCGCGGGAGATACCTCCGGATCACCATGTACATCCGGAAGCTGCCCGGCATCACGGACGACTACTTCCACGCGTACTGGGCCAACAATCACAGAcaggcggcgctggcgaacAGCACCTTtgccgccaagatccggcgGTACAGTCAG TACCACATCACACCCGAGCTCCGGGAGCAGGCGGCGCGCCTCGGCGGTACGGTGCTCGACTTCGACGGGGCGGCCGAGTTCTGGGTCGAGTCGCTGGAGGACTGGGAGGCCATCTGGGGGGATCCCGAGTTCGTGCGCATCTTATCGG CCGACATGGCCAACTTTGTGCTTGAGCCGTTGCATGTCACGCTGGGATACGACTATTTGGTGGTTGGGAACGATTGGGAGgctgcgccggcggcgtga
- a CDS encoding Putative lipocalin/cytosolic fatty-acid binding domain, calycin, lipocalin, ApoD type → MRPSTLSTVLSCAAVATAVAVTNETTTPSPAIPNVVQSTWDGKCFYPTPDAAFDVEAYLGRWYQVAGTVAPFTAGCKCIYAQYSLNDDGTVKVNNTCETPERAVNILGTAAPADPSYGAKGVLRVQFPGQPGPECAGPNYIVQDYTPDFALVQSSNFSTLFVLSRQQNPEDAVLDAWIARAGQLGSSLDDVIKIDQTDCKFT, encoded by the exons ATGAGACCCTCCACCCTCTCGACCGTCCTctcctgcgccgccgtcgcaaCCGCCGTCGCGGTCACCaacgagacgacgacgccctcccCGGCCATCCCCAACGTCGTCCAGTCGACCTGGGACGGGAAGTGCTTCTACCCGACGCCCGACGCCGccttcgacgtcgaggcctaCCTCGGCCGCTGGTACCAggtcgccggcaccgtcgcgcCCTTCACCGCCGGCTGCAAGTGCATCTACGCGCAGTACTCTCTGAAT gacgacggcaccgtcaaggTCAACAACACGTGCGAGACCCCGGAGCGCGCCGTCAATAtcctcggcaccgccgcgcccgccgaccCGTCGTACGGCGCCAAGGGTGTCCTGCGCGTGCAGTTCCCCGGCCAGCCCGGGCCTGAGTGCGCCGGTCCCAACTACATCGTCCAAG ACTACACCCCGGACTTTGCGCTCGTGCAGTCTAGCAACTTCTCGACGCTGTTCGTGCTCAGTCGCCAGCAGAACCCGGAGGATGCCGTTCTCGAT gCATGGatcgcccgcgccggccagctcggctccagcctcgacgacgttATCAAGATCGACCAGACGGACTGCAAATTCACCTGA
- a CDS encoding Putative hypervirulence associated protein, TUDOR, with product MVKPAEEVVSEFNEYVNMTAEELESWLKSGDSNSAGWPKDDAEGDDGETVGHDSGRKIVEILRANPDKKEDAYTEEQVEHMRKVVAYCKRHLAQETKSNSEKSPEEVKQTKSYASLKNWGHDFLKAQGGGSSKGEEAAENTVSNGSKEKNGSNKKGEEEGEEEEEADDAEEEAAEEEAEETEETEEKAGDKRKNASDENGSSKKRQTRQGEGKAAEESEEDGGEDGGEDGGDDKTTKGPEKGDTVSWNWGNGHPEGKVLDVKGEKTTIETKRGNEVSRDGKPEDPAVVLDTGKSKAIKSAHELNEA from the exons ATGGTCAAGCCCGCCGAAGAGGTCGTCTCCGAGTTCAACGAGTACGTCAAcatgacggccgaggagctcgagtCCTGGCTCAAGTCGGGCGACTCCAACAGCGCCGGCTGGCccaaggacgacgccgagggcgacgacggcgagacggTCGGGCACGACAGCGGGCGCAAGATCGTCGAGATCCTGCGGGCGAACCccgacaagaaggaggatgcGTACACGGAAGAGCAGGTGGAGCACATGCGCAAAGTCGTGGCGTATTG CAAACGGCATCTCGCTCAGGAGACCAAGTCCAACAGCGAAAAGTCGCCCGAGGAGGTGAAGCAGACCAAGTCGTACGCGTCGCTGAAGAACTGGGGGCACGACTTCCTCAAAGCTCAGGGCGGCGGGTCGTCCAAGGGAGaagaggccgccgagaacacTGTGTCGAACGGTTCCAAGGAGAAGAACGGATCGAATAagaagggagaagaggagggggaggaggaggaggaggccgatgacgccgaggaagaggcggcagaggaggaggcagaggagaCTGAAGAGACAGAGGAGAAGGCCGGTGACAAGCGGAAGAACGCCAGCGACGAGAACGGCTCCAGCAAAAAGAGGCAAACCCGCCAGGGCGAGggcaaggcggccgaggagtcggaggaggacggcggcgaagacggcggtgaagacggcggcgacgacaagacgacaaAGGGCCCCGAGAAGGGCGACACGGTCAGCTGGAACTGGGGCAACGGGCATCCCGAGGGCAAGGTGCTCGACGTCAAGGGCGAGAA GACGACCATCGAGACGAAGCGCGGCAACGAGGTGTCTCGCGACGGGAAGCCCGAAGACCCGGCCGTCGTGCTGGATACCGGCAAGTCCAAGGCCATCAAGTCGGCCCACGAGCTGAACGAGGCGTGA
- a CDS encoding Putative rmlC-like cupin domain superfamily, rmlC-like jelly roll protein, producing MKERKRRGGREGGIKRHGLPSQCQKPLVGLPLAHLDNFVCFPYFEEKFVVSFLLSPCSKRKSWRTSSTSLPPSSCFPSPKPQPIMQLAQPTTAAKLLLLWASVSELCSAAPHSDSPRERLLRGLDIPASYRSKRGSDDPYTPGFRDPNDGAVDSVGEGLDPLPFRNGLGASVLGPWNSERSRQNPDLVRPPSTDKGNMPNMRWSFADSHIRIEEGGWTRQTTVRELSTSVELAGVNMRLGQGVIRELHWHKEAEWAYVLDGEVRVTALDYEGGNFMDDLKKGDLWYFPSGVPHSLQGLSENGTEFLLIFDDGRFSEESTFILSDWLAHTPKSVIAENFHLEPEVFKHLPESEKYIFQGSLPGPIDEERPTGKHAKKSRFNFTHRMLDQEPERTSGGEVRITDSRNFPISKTVAAAHLTIQPGALREMHWHPNADEWSFFIKGRARITIFAAEGTARTFDYVPGDVGIVPKNMGHFVENIGDEPIEMLEVFRADEFRDFSLFQWMGETPKRLVVDHLFKDDKENGEKFWNEVKEAQKDPVTKFQKTKSQSDEAQRVEEL from the exons atgaaggagagaaagagaaggggggggagggagggcggTATAAAACGTCATGGTCTTCCCAGCCAATGTCAGAAGCCTTTAGTCGGTCTTCCTCTCGCGCATCTAGACAACTTCGTCTGCTTCCCATACTTTGAAGAGAAATTTGTtgtctcttttcttctctccccctgCTCCAAGCGCAAATCTTGGCGCACAAGCTctacctccctccctccatccTCCTGTTTCCCCAGCCCCAAGCCCCAGCCCATCATGCAGCTCGCCCAACCCACGACGGCAGCCAAGCTGCTCCTCCTCTGGGCATCCGTCAGTGAACtgtgctcggcggcgccgcacTCCGACAGCCCGCGCGAGCGGCTCCTCCGGGGCCTGGACATCCCCGCAAGCTACCGCAGCAAGAGGGGCTCCGACGACCCATACACGCCGGGTTTCCGGGACCCCAACGACGGCGCGGTCGACtcggtcggcgagggtctcgATCCGCTGCCGTTCCGCAATGGGCTCGGCGCATCGGTGCTGGGCCCGTGGAACAGCGAGCGGTCGCGGCAGAACCCGGACCTGGTGcgcccgccgtcgacggaCAAGGGGAACATGCCCAACATGCGCTGGAGCTTTGCCGACTCGCACATCAGGATCGAG GAAGGCGGCTGGACTCGTCAGACGACGGTCCGCGAGCTCTCGACGAGcgtcgagctggccggcgtcaacatgcgtctcggccagggcgtcATCCGCGAGCTGCACTGGCACAAGGAGGCCGAGTGGGCGTACGTgctggacggcgaggtcCGCGTGACGGCGCTCGACTACGAGGGCGGCAACTTTATGGACGACTTGAAGAAGGGGG ATCTCTGGTATTTCCCCTCGGGTGTGCCGCACTCGCTGCAGGGCCTGAGTGAGAACGGCACCGAgttcctcctcatcttcgacgacggccggTTCTCCGAGGAGTCGACCTTTATTCTGTCTGACTGGCTTG CCCACACCCCCAAGtccgtcatcgccgagaaCTTCCAcctcgagcccgaggtcTTCAAGCACCTCCCCGAGAGCGAGAAGTACATCTTCCAGGGCTCGCTCCCCGGccccatcgacgaggagcgtCCCACGGGCAAGCACGCCAAGAAGTCGCGCTTCAACTTCACGCACCGCATGCTCGACCAGGAGCCCGAGCGGACgtcgggcggcgaggtgcGCATCACCGACTCGCGCAACTTCCCCATCTCCAAGaccgtggccgccgcccacctgACGATCCAGCCCGGCGCGCTGCGCGAGATGCACTGGCACCCCAACGCCGACGAGTGGTCCTTCTTCATCAAGGGCCGCGCGCGCATCACCATcttcgcggccgagggcacCGCGCGCACCTTCGACTACGTCCCCGGCGACGTGGGCATCGTGCCCAAGAACATGGGCCACTTTGTCGAGAACATTGGCGACGAGCCCATCGAGATGCTCGAGGTCTTTAGGGCCGACGAGTTCCGCGACTTCTCCCTGTTCCAGTGGATGGGCGAGACGCCCAAGAGGCTCGTGGTGGACCACCTATtcaaggacgacaaggagaacggcGAGAAATTCTGGAACGAGGTTAAGGAGGCGCAGAAGGATCCGGTGACCAAGTTCCAGAAGACCAAGTCACAATCTGATGAGGCCCAGAGGGTGGAGGAGTTGTGA
- a CDS encoding Putative cytochrome P450: MELLALVGTIFAVVVVGCYLLESLFFLSKDPREPDYFRPKVPLIGHLLGLNKYGAGRYFTKIGSHTKFKIFSAPIFNFKFYVISERKFIASIQRNAKTISFAPFAAKAARTFSGATEKAASLQDHLEGGPEAKEFDRVQRTMLAAGPELDEMSHVATRVKLELVDKLAVDATRSSGSAAEIDLFAWVRHAVSISSTEGFFGPLNPFKNPEHEADFWTFSDKAHILIGGDFMGNLFAKEAMKARERNGQRYEEYVRLGGLEQASGLIKGRARVMEENNVSQRDIARLHIGFDIAMLANYVPTTWWAVFEIFSRPWLVEEIREEVRKAVRTQENGGFTLDLSLLKSSSPLLLSSIQEAQRLHMVHAHIREVLRDTTITVDDTPQVLKKGNYVQLNGIPILRSEETWGADAADFDAYRFIKMKKRTEVPGVATPGDLPPHSFPVWGVSPHICPARWFATGGTMALIALMVLKLDIEAAPGSKGEGSAGREWKVPKLGGLFVALLSPEEPVPVVVRPREEFAGKWNIETGTPGTRLQLSVG, translated from the exons ATGGAACTACTAGCCCTCGTCGGCACGATCTTCGCCGTCGTAGTCGTCGGCTGCTACCTCCTCGagtccctcttcttcctctccaagGACCCGCGGGAGCCAGACTACTTCCGGCCCAAGGTGCCACTCatcggccatctcctcggcctcaacAAGTACGGCGCCGGACGGTATTTTACAAAAATCGG ATCCCACACGAAATTCAAGATCTTCTCCGCGCCCATCTTCAACTTCAAGTTCTACGTCATCTCGGAGCGCAAGTTCATCGCCTCGATCCAGCGCAATGCCAAGACCATCTCTTTCGCGCCGTtcgcggccaaggcggcccGGACGTTCAGCGGCGCCACCGAGAAGGCCGCGAGCCTGCAGGACCACCTCGAGGGCGggcccgaggccaaggaaTTCGACAGAGTCCAGCGCACCATGTTGGCTGCCGGTCCTGAACTCGACGAGATGAGCCACGTCGCGACCCGGGTGAAGCTCGAACTGGTCGATAAGCTGGCTGTTGACGCCACAAGATCGTCAGGCTCCGCCGCTGAGATTGATCTCTTTGCTTGGGTCAGGCATGCTGTCTCGATATCGTCAACGGAGGGCTTTTTTGGGCCCCTGAATCCTTTCAAGAATCCTGAGCACGAAGCTGACTTTTG GACCTTCAGCGACAAGGCTCACATCCTCATCGGGGGCGACTTCATGGGCAACCTTTTCGCCAAAGAGGCGATGAAGGCCCGCGAGCGCAACGGTCAAAGATACGAGGAGTACGTCCGCCTCGGGGGTCTTGAACAGGCATCCGGGCTGATCAAGGGTCGCGCACGTGTGATGGAGGAGAACAATGTGTCGCAACGGGACATCGCCCGCCTCCACATCGGCTTCGATATCGCGATGCTCGCCAACTACGTCCCTACGACATGGTGGGCCGTGTTCGAGATCTTCTCCCGCCCTTGGCTTGTCGAAGAGATCCGTGAAGAGGTCCGCAAGGCCGTCAGGACGCAAGAGAACGGCGGCTTCACTCTGGACCTGTCCCTTCTCAAGTCCTCGTCgccccttctcctctcctcgATCCAGGAGGCGCAGCGCCTGCACATGGTCCACGCGCACATCCGCGAGGTCCTCCGCGACACGACCATCACGGTGGACGACACCCCTCAGGTGCTGAAAAAGGGCAACTACGTCCAGCTCAACGGCATTCCCATCCTCCGCAGCGAGGAGACCtggggcgccgacgccgcggacTTTGACGCCTACCGCTTTATtaagatgaagaagaggaccGAGGTCCCGGGCGTGGCGACGCCGGGCGACCTGCCGCCTCACTCGTTCCCCGTCTGGGGCGTCTCGCCGCACATCTGCCCCGCGCGGTGGTTCGCGACAGGCGGTACCATGGCTCTCATCGCGTTGATGGTGTTAAAGCTCGACAttgaggcggcgccggggtcGAAGGGCGAGGGCTCCGCAGGGAGGGAGTGGAAGGTGCCTAAGCTCGGGGGCCTCTTCGTTGCGCTGCTCTCCCCTGAAGAGCCCGTTCCGGTCGTGGTTCGGCCGAGGGAAGAGTTTGCGGGCAAGTGGAACATCGAGACGGGAACCCCTGGGACTAGACTGCAGTTGTCAGTAGGATGA
- a CDS encoding Putative serine/threonine-protein kinase, active, translated as MSLAMPLSGMTDAVKQHAGRIRGRICENVDEQDFVPNDAISELASPEYVRHILKANPQYLPQGVSVKDLVDYVVDQNRPAKKVFLILVYCDLLRYLGCLRVVGFCDRHLPIETSWDGQREWYNVRTGHGQHKTWPSFNTWLAGQVESFKSKQWVFMAPVFATDTFDYIIPRKCPLPIQKRTDHSKRGYSGSVFEVRIHEAHLQIKLKGTCKRIASKEMHINMQEYYMKEAESLRIIRDLDHNHLIQPLAAYTKGELQGFLFPWAEGGNLKEFWGSERRLAAADPRLMRWVLYQLCGLCEATRELHKKNCRHTDLKPENILLFREGGQPGTLRIADVGLARIHDDETRQRQAITKAKTGSVRYEPPELGRVKQLSRVFDVWCLGCVFLEFLIWTVYGWSKLNDFSRETTRFWEHSADGQLQQDQQVKRLITDMFSDLNSGNTGSQSALKDCLALVTGRMLVPDPNERAEVASVHSELERICDLGNREERYLLNRSLTIPESTNVNSPGTVSLNTGKLEIPVTSVHAQEVSGTISNYSSAGANQKSFSMLVIISYRGNASEADVIIRML; from the exons ATGAGTCTCGCAATGCCTCTCAGTGGGATGACAGACGCCGTGAAACAACATGCAGGCAGAATACGGGGTCGGATTTGCGAGAATGTTGACGAACAGGACTTCGTTCCGAACGACGCAATCAGCGAACTTGCTTCTCCAGAGTATGTCCGACATATCCTTAAAGCCAACCCACAGTATTTGCCGCAAGGCGTCTCGGTCAAAGACTTGGTGGACTATGTTGTCGACCAGAACAGGCCAGCCAAGAAGGTTTTCCTGATTTTGGTTTATTGTGATCTCTTGAGGTACCTCGGTTGTTTGCGTGTAGTCGGCTTCTGCGATCGCCATCTGCCGATTGAAACCTCGTGGGACGGACAACGAGAATGGTACAATGTACGCACTGGGCATGGGCAGCACAAAACCTGGCCATCTTTCAACACGTGGTTGGCGGGTCAGGTCGAGTCTTTCAAAAGCAAACAATGGGTTTTCATGGCACCGGTATTTGCTACCGACACCTTCGACTACATCATCCCGAGGAAGTGCCCGCTTCCGATCCAAAAAAGGACTGATCACTCGAAACGGGGCTACTCTGGCTCAGTCTTTGAAGTGAGGATCCATGAAGCCCATCTACAG ATCAAACTCAAGGGCACATGCAAGCGAATTGCTTCGAAAGAGATGCATATCAACATGCAGGAGTACTATATGAAAGAAGCCGAATCTCTCCGTATAATTCGAGATTTGGACCACAATCATTTGATCCAACCATTGGCCGCCTACACCAAGGGTGAGCTCCAAGGATTCTTGTTTCCGTGGGCTGAAGGTGGAAACTTGAAAGAGTTCTGGGGAAGCGAAAGGAGGCTGGCTGCAGCAGACCCAAGACTTATGAGATGGGTTCTGTATCAGCTTTGCGGGCTTTGTGAAGCCACCAGAGAACTTCATAAGAAGAACTGCCGCCATACAGACCTGAAGCCTGAGAACATCCTGTTGTTCCGTGAAGGTGGACAGCCAGGAACCTTGCGAATCGCCGATGTCGGCCTTGCCAGAATACACGACGATGAAACCCGGCAACGCCAGGCGATTACCAAGGCAAAGACTGGCAGCGTGCGATATGAGCCCCCTGAGTTGGGGCGAGTAAAGCAACTCTCTCGCGTCTTCGACGTCTGGTGTCTTGGTTGTGTCTTCCTCGAGTTTCTGATCTGGACGGTCTATGGCTGGAGCAAGCTGAACGATTTTTCCAGGGAGACGACGCGATTCTGGGAGCATTCAGCCGATGGCCAACTCCAGCAAGACCAACAGGTGAAGAGACTAATCACAGACATGTTCAGCGATCTAAACAGTGGCAATACCGGGTCCCAAAGTGCGTTGAAAGATTGTTTGGCATTGGTGACTGGGAGGATGCTAGTGCCAGACCCGAACGAGCGGGCAGAAGTCGCATCTGTCCATTCCGAACTGGAAAGGATCTGTGATTTGGGAAATAGGGAGGAACGCTACCTTCTGAACAGAAGCCTAACCA TCCCGGAATCAACAAACGTCAATAGCCCTGGCACTGTCAGTCTGAACACAGGAAAGCTTGAGATTCCTGTGACGTCGGTGCATGCACAAGAAGTGAGTGGCACAATATCCAATTATTCTAGTGCAGGGGCTAATCAGAAATCGTTTAGTATGTTGGTCATCATATCTTATCGTGGAAATGCTTCAGAGGCTGATGTGATCATCAGAATGTTGTGA
- a CDS encoding Putative heterokaryon incompatibility, producing the protein MLLNFTVPRKLNDQWQSRSDNDFARHLFDTLCHDAASTPKLSSELCPTCVDTWANIWDTEFSISDQMAELRKRSEDCTLCSLLYQAAKDVGLSDSDNLRCHRVESTIRVEPDGPTILSIYADPDDHDPAPSYAQLGYAQLPQPSSDFQIALFKEWLRVCQEQHNHQFKCEDEFPTRVLDVGTPEHPQIRLRDGTEAISKRYVALSHCWGTGPCFKTLKNNIDHFKKHIEFEELPKTFRDAVKVTRALGFHYLWIDSLCIIQDDLLDWEREAASMGHVFSSASVTIAASSARSSAEGFLPAKRERQPRVTVRTASKGTAFICTSINDFHQDVEKSALNKRGWVLQERALARRTLHFTSSQVYWECGNGIHCESMMKLGNPRAAFLGDSDFPNSALGYFKGARILLFQNLYQTYSALDFTHMTDRSIAIKGLEERLVKAFNTKGGFGIFERYLHRSLLWQRDSESALVHIAHPPGRHIPSWSWMAYSGRISYLEAPFDRIEWQDHVQSPLTSESGLKQHWKADQISIVSHTLRGPMRKLKLEATELDERITFDQEERTAVRDLRCIVLGVKRLASLSAIAEHYVLIIKPASSGETKQYTRAGVGSLLPEHISEDAEIEVFVS; encoded by the exons ATGTTGCTAAACTTTACAGTCC CTCGGAAGCTGAATGATCAGTGGCAATCACGAAGCGACAATGATTTCGCCCGACACCTTTTCGACACCCTTTGCCATGACGCGGCTTCAACCCCGAAGCTCTCCTCTGAGTTGTGCCCTACATGTGTCGACACTTGGGCCAATATTTGGGACACGGAATTCTCAATTTCCGATCAGATGGCCGAGCTTCGCAAACGATCCGAAGACTGTACTCTTTGCAGTCTGCTTTACCAGGCGGCGAAGGACGTTGGCCTCAGCGATAGCGACAATCTCAGATGCCATCGAGTGGAGTCGACGATACGAGTAGAGCCTGATGGCCCAACTATTTTATCCATCTACGCCGACCCTG atGACCATGACCCAGCCCCATCTTACGCGCAACTGGGTTACGCCCAACTCCCGCAACCGAGCAGCGACTTTCAAATCGCACTGTTCAAGGAATGGCTACGAGTGTGCCAAGAACAGCACAACCACCAGTTCAAGTGCGAGGATGAGTTCCCTACCCGCGTTCTTGACGTTGGAACCCCGGAACACCCCCAAATTCGCCTTCGTGATGGGACAGAAGCCATCTCGAAGCGTTATGTTGCGTTGAGTCACTGCTGGGGTACCGGGCCGTGTTTCAAAACCCTCAAGAACAACATCGATCATTTCAAGAAGCACATCGAATTCGAGGAGCTCCCAAAGACCTTCAGAGATGCCGTCAAAGTTACCAGGGCTCTAGGCTTCCACTATCTCTGGATCGATTCCCTGTGCATCATTCAAGATGACCTCCTTGATTGGGAACGAGAAGCCGCCTCCATGGGGCATGTTTTCAGCTCTGCCAGCGTCACGATTGCTGCTAGCTCTGCCAGGTCATCTGCCGAGGGCTTTTTGCCAGCCAAAAGGGAGCGGCAACCACGTGTCACCGTCAGAACAGCGTCAAAAGGGACCGCCTTTATCTGCACGTCCATCAATGACTTTCACCAGGACGTTGAGAAGTCTGCTCTGAACAAACGGGGTTGGGTCTTGCAGGAGAGAGCGCTCGCACGTCGCACCCTTCACTTTACGTCATCTCAAGTCTATTGGGAGTGTGGAAACGGTATTCACTGCGAAAGCATGATGAAGCTGGGGAA TCCCAGAGCTGCCTTCCTAGGAGATTCTGACTTCCCGAACTCGGCTCTGGGCTATTTCAAGGGAGCAAGAATCCTTCTTTTTCAGAATCTGTACCAGACATACTCAGCGCTCGATTTCACCCACATGACTGATCGCTCCATCGCCATCAAGGGCCTTGAGGAAAGACTCGTAAAGGCCTTCAACACCAAAGGTGGCTTCGGAATCTTCGAACGGTACTTGCACAGGAGTCTCCTTTGGCAAAGGGATAGCGAGTCAGCTTTGGTCCACATCGCTCATCCTCCGGGGAGACACATACCCTCTTGGTCTTGGATGGCATACAGCGGCCGTATCTCTTATTTGGAAGCGCCATTTGATCGAATCGAGTGGCAAGATCATGTTCAGTCACCTCTCACCAGCGAAAGCGGACTCAAGCAGCACTGGAAGGCTGACCAAATTTCCATCGTCAGTCACACGCTACGAGGTCCCATGAGGAAGCTGAAGCTGGAAGCAACAGAGCTGGATGAAAGGATAACCTTTGACCAAGAAGAACGGACAGCAGTCAGAGATCTGCGGTGTATTGTCCTTGGGGTAAAAAGATTGGCAAGCCTGTCAGCAATTGCGGAACACTACGTTCTTATCATCAAACCAGCTTCATCCGGAGAAACAAAACAGTACACAAGGGCGGGGGTGGGCAGTTTGCTTCCGGAGCACATATCGGAGGACGCCGAAATTGAAGTTTTTGTATCTTAG